Within Oxobacter pfennigii, the genomic segment ATATCGTCTCATACATTGCCGTCCAGCTCGCGAACCCTATGGCAGCTACAAATTTCCTCAACGAAGTGGAAAAATGCTATGGCTATTTGAAAAGCAATCCGCTTATGTATGAACGGTGTCATGATGCTCACTTGGAAAAAGAAGCCTACCGCAAAGCGGCTATCAAAAACTATGTGTTAGTTTATAAGGTTGATGAGCCGGTTAGAGTGGTTATCATTTACCGCTTTTTCTATGGCGCTCAGGACTATGTGAAACTGATATAAAAAAATTTAGCTTTCTTAATTGAAGTATGTGTATGGTTAGCTTTTGCTATTTATTACTGTTATTCGTAAAATCAACTCTAAATACATAATTAAAGACGATATTGATCATGGCATATTTTTTGGACTAACTATAATGCTCCCTCTTTCGGCAATCTGGAGAGACATGAACACTCGTACAAACAAAACTAATAAAAAGTAGCGCCCCCTGGTTATAACAAAAAAACAGGAGGGCGTATTTTCTTATTTCTTTCATAAATTCATTATGGACATATATTTTTACCGGCAACTTGAAGGCTGTATTCCCAATTTTGATATACGGCCTATATTTTTTAAAAGCAAAGGAGGAGTCAAAAATGGACAGCAACAGATTTTTTGGCTAAGTTGCACGTAGAACTGCTTTACAAGGAATAACGACAGGAGTTTAAGGATTAAATAAAGGCTGTGTGGCATTGATGCACAGCTCTTATTTATGGTAGATGGGAGAGAAAATTAACGAACAAAATACTTTTTATTGAAGATGATTTGAGCCTGAACGATGGAATTCATGATGTTAACCTTTACCTTGTGTTTCATTATTGGCTTATTGGCAAAACGCTATAAAAGGCAGATTCCCGAGAAACAAAAGACAGGCGACAATTGACCTTGATGTAACTGACTATCTAAATAGAACCATACAGACTAAATAAAAATCGTCTTCGTCGTTTAAAAAAACAACGGTTTTGAAACAACCTGATATGCTCCTTCTAAAGCAGACAGAGTACAAGCAAAGCTGTCGGAAGCTCCTTTCTCGAGTCTTTTCAGCCCTTCTGCTGTGGATTCTGACATACTTGCTTATTTATTTCGCATCATCTAAAATAGGAAAACAGTCTGTCGGATGATTTTTATAAAGATTTTTTTATAAAATAAGACTTTTTAGCTTTCTCAATCGTGTTACTGATTGAAAGGGGTGAGCCATTGGAAAACAATTCTTTATTGCGTACGGATAAAGAGTTGTCCGAGCTGTATGAGCGCAATATGGATATGGTGTATCGAATATGCTATATGCACCTGAAAAACCATGCTGATACAGAGGATGCCGTTCAAACCGTATTCTTAAAATACATAAGGTCTATTGTTACATTCCGTGATCGTGAACATGAGAAGGCATGGTTCATTGTTACGGCCAGAAACTGCTGCCGGGACATATTGAGAAGAAAAATAAGAGGTTTCTTATTCAGCGCAGGAAGCCTGTAATAGCAGCCTGTGCAATAATATTGGTTGTAGCATTTGGCCTGAGTCTTTTACCCATCCTCATACCGAACGATCATGGCGGGACCGATATTGCGCTGGCCGGACTGACCATAACAACATATGCGATGGGAAATGATGAACCTGTTCCTGTGATACTACAAGAAGGTAATCAAGTGGAGATGACATTAATGCCGGTGCCGCCAGGGAATAAAAAAATGGCCTATGCGTTTACCCTTGATTTTTTGAAGAAATTTAGTTTTATACGTTTGCAGGCAAAAACCAATGAGCAGGATGAGGCCGCCTGGATAGCTCAGAGGGAAATGAAGAAGTCGCTTATCTGATAGCAGACTTCAAGGAACCGTCACTGGGATCAAATACGATTTATTGGGTCCCTGACAATTCAGTTACAGAGCTGACGATTACAGCCTATGACGATAAAAGAGAAGTCCGGGCCGTTGTAACACTTCGAGTTAAGCAGGACAAAGAAGATGCTTTTACCGTAGAGCTTGCGAAAGTAAAATCATATCCTGCCCTTGCAGACAACTGATTCCACTGCTTTTATGAGCCAATGTTGATAATTGGGAATGACATTTGTGGGAGGAGTTAATATGAAAAAAATAGCTTTGTTTCTTATAGGTGTAAGTATGGTTCTTATGATTTCAGCTTGCTTTTCTGAAAAAGGCACAGCCAAGAATGAATTATCCGATTATAGGCCGATGATTTATGTGCAAGATGCTTTATACGGTGGAACTGCCGATGTTATCAGTATCTTACCAGACGAAGCGGTTTACATCGGAACAGTTGAAAAGGTTGTTCCACAAAACGAGCCAATGGTACGAGAGAATTTTGTATCAAATACTTTATCAGCGGGTAGTGAAATTTATTATAGCGAATCAGACCCAAATGTAATTTATGTGAAACTTTCGGACACTTCTCAAGAGCAATATTCAAAATATATAGCTATCGAGTAAACAATTCCAGATGACAGTTAATGCAGGGATGTTCTGTCCCGTCTGCTTACATCCTTGCAGCAGACCATGCTATCTTGTAAGCAGGCGTCAACTACCGTCAGCTTTCTTTATCTTGAAACAAGAAGCCTGTATAAAAAGGGGAGCTTATGGCAGATAAAAGCTCGACTACGCTTCCCTTTTTATATGTGCTTTTATTTTTATATTGAAGCTATCCCGAAATGCAAGATGAAAAAGATAAAAATTTTTGAAACGATTTCATAATAACGAAGTCTTATGGACAGGAGGTGAGAAAGTGACAGATTTCGGAGAAATATATACGGAGCACTTTTCCGATGTATATAAATATGTGCTGACTCTATGCCGAAACGAGGCCATTGCGGAAGAAGTTGCCCAGGAAACTTTTTTCAAAGCAATGCGGAATATAGACCAGTTTAAAGGAAGCTGCAAATTATATGTCTGGCTTTGCCAGATTGCTAAAAATACTTACTTCTCGCTTTCTAAAAAACAAAAACGGATGGCTCCAGATATAGATGCGGATTTCCCGGATATAACATCAGACTTAGAAAGAGATTATTTTAATAAAGAAACGGCAAGTCGATTACACGTTCTGCTTCATAATCTGAATGAGCCATACAAAGAGGTCTTTACCTTACGGGTATTCGGAGAACTGTCATTTTCTCAAATGATGTTTCCCTTCAAATAAAGAAAGGCAAAATTTACGGCTTGGTTTGAACGGTTCTTTTCAACAAGGAAAACCTGAACGCTATGTTTATAGATGATGGAATGCCGTAGGCGAAAAGACTGGGAAATTTAATGCCAGCGTAATCAGTTAAATGAAATTGCTAACTCAGGATCGCTTGATAACGGTACTGAGCGAAAAGAATCATGATGCCTTATAGATAAAGAAGGTAACACCCAATAGAAGAAAATGCGCTGATAAATACAAAGCGGCAGTAAATTACAATTTATCGAGCAGGCTAAATCTAATCAAAGGGATTTGGCCTGCTTATTTCTAAGGATAGACCAGTTGATACCTGTATAAAGATGTTCAAGTCATTTGATTCAGCCAATCCAATAGGGTATTTTTTTAAGATACTTTGCAGCCTTTTTGCCGTCTAAAGCGTATATAG encodes:
- a CDS encoding type II toxin-antitoxin system RelE/ParE family toxin, coding for MYKLVVSEIAHKDLDNIVSYIAVQLANPMAATNFLNEVEKCYGYLKSNPLMYERCHDAHLEKEAYRKAAIKNYVLVYKVDEPVRVVIIYRFFYGAQDYVKLI
- a CDS encoding RNA polymerase sigma factor, with protein sequence MENNSLLRTDKELSELYERNMDMVYRICYMHLKNHADTEDAVQTVFLKYIRSIVTFRDREHEKAWFIVTARNCCRDILRRKIRGFLFSAGSL
- a CDS encoding RNA polymerase sigma factor, with protein sequence MTDFGEIYTEHFSDVYKYVLTLCRNEAIAEEVAQETFFKAMRNIDQFKGSCKLYVWLCQIAKNTYFSLSKKQKRMAPDIDADFPDITSDLERDYFNKETASRLHVLLHNLNEPYKEVFTLRVFGELSFSQMMFPFK